AAATGCCATTTACCATCATCGCCTTTATACATAACATCCAAATAATAATTGATACTTCTTTTTAGAATTGGGAAAAGGCGCGCTTTTATACTTTCGTCCATGCTATACCGGTATTGCATCCAATAATAATACAAACACCAGGTAAGGTCGCCGAGTTCCAATTCATTTGGCTTGGCGGCAGCATCTAAAACCGGAAAAACTTTTATCGAAACAACCATATCTTTTCCACCAGCACGACCTAATGCCGCTGCATTATATTGATATTGAGGCGGTACATTTTTTATTAAATTCCCTTTTGCATCATCAATCATTTTCACAAAGCCTTTGGAAAGAAATAATCTGTTTGCAGTAAATAAAGGTGAATAAGTAAGCTCAAGGTTCAAATTAAACCAATATGCCGGCCAAGGAGTATAACGAAACCACGGGCCCATCAAGTCTATTGGAGGATTCCCTTCCCTTGTAGCCGAGGCGAGTTTGTATTGCTGAATCCAATAAAAACTTTCTATTCTTGCATCAGGTATTGAGACAAAACTTTGCGAATAATAATTGTGCCACCATTTCCTGTGTGCTGCAATTAATGTTGGCAGGTTTTTATTTACAGTTTTGTTTATCAGTTGTAAAGTTTCAGCAACAGTTGTATTTGTTTGTGAGTAGCCCAACGAAATATAAAATGTTTTTTCATTTTCATGAGCAACTATCTTCCAAGCCGTGGTATAATCCCCTCCTGCCAACATGGGCTGTCGGCAATAGTCAATATCTTTATCATTTTTAATTATGCAAGAAGGATTGGCTTTATATCCAGCAGGTATATCTTTAGAAAATCTTGCTCGGCTACTGATGGATACTTCAGGTTTCCATTGCCAACTAAAGTTTTTTTCTTCACCTGTAGTAGTTGTTTGAAAAATAATGACATTGGTTTGCGATAAGGTTATTGTCCGCCACTTAATCGTTCCTTTATCGGTAATAATTTCTCCTGTTGCTTCAGCATTCCATAAATCAAGCCTTGCTGTATTTTTAAAAACTTTTCCATTAGGCTTTAATTCAAAATGCCCGATGGGTAAGCGGGCCTTACCATATAAGGGTGATATAGCATCTGTGCGATGGTCAACAACATCTGTTCGGCCGATTTCAAGCCTTAAAGTATTGCTGTTTTTCATATACAAGATAGTTCCCAACAAGCCATTGCCGGTAAAAATGCCATCTTCCCAACGCGTTGTAAGCGTATCAAAAACCATGTCATTGCGGGAAAGAAATGGTTGCCAGTTGGTAAAATGTTTTGTTTGTGCAAATCCTATTTGTATCAGAAATGAACTAATAATAACAACTGCAATATTTTTAATTTTAATCATTTTCATCTTTTAACCTTCCCAAGCAACTGCAAGGGCTTACTTTATAATTTCAAAATCATTTTTAAAGAATATTTGACAAATGGAAATTAAAATAATATTCAATTTCATGATAAATTTATTCTCTTATCCTACATCACTTTTATTCTACAACAAATACTTTTGATAAATAGTCCTTTAATTATCAAGCATCCCCATTTGTCTTTAAACAGTATCTTATCATTATTTACTAATTATAATAATTTAATTGTTCAAATTTAAGTAAAGCATAAGTCGCATACACCCGTCATTTTGTTCATTTTTACGGGTAAAATGTTTCAATTCTCAGTTTGAAGCATTTTCTAATATAATCCAAATTAGAAAAAGCAACTATATAACAACATACATACCTATCTAAACTCAATTTGCATAACCTGCTCTAAAACCTCTCAAATAGGAATGCGCTCCTATCTATTATCTGCATCCACATATTTATTACTGCTATCCGAAATAGTTGTCATTACAGACTGTCCGGCAAAATTTCCTGAGGGCAATGTCACACACACAACCCGAGTTCCGGGAATGCCGGATAATTCTGCAAATACAGATATAGAAGATGCCGTTTGAGAAGGATCTGCAACATATATCTTATATAGTGTATTTCCAATACGTTTAATCATAATGGTAGAAGGTATATTGGTCCATATACGTATAGAATCATTATTATAAAAAGCATTGCCTTTATAAAAAACCATTTGCCAAATACGCAATCCACGATGATATACAGCCTGCACAGAATCGGAATTAATACCAATAGATATATTGTTTTTAGATAAATAATCTATCATATCTGTAGCCGTTTTTTTTCCGGGTACTACGATATAGGCATACTTATCATTAGAAGGATGTATGCCGTGTGCGATTGTTAGTTGGAA
The Arachidicoccus soli DNA segment above includes these coding regions:
- a CDS encoding glycosyl hydrolase family 95 catalytic domain-containing protein — protein: MIKIKNIAVVIISSFLIQIGFAQTKHFTNWQPFLSRNDMVFDTLTTRWEDGIFTGNGLLGTILYMKNSNTLRLEIGRTDVVDHRTDAISPLYGKARLPIGHFELKPNGKVFKNTARLDLWNAEATGEIITDKGTIKWRTITLSQTNVIIFQTTTTGEEKNFSWQWKPEVSISSRARFSKDIPAGYKANPSCIIKNDKDIDYCRQPMLAGGDYTTAWKIVAHENEKTFYISLGYSQTNTTVAETLQLINKTVNKNLPTLIAAHRKWWHNYYSQSFVSIPDARIESFYWIQQYKLASATREGNPPIDLMGPWFRYTPWPAYWFNLNLELTYSPLFTANRLFLSKGFVKMIDDAKGNLIKNVPPQYQYNAAALGRAGGKDMVVSIKVFPVLDAAAKPNELELGDLTWCLYYYWMQYRYSMDESIKARLFPILKRSINYYLDVMYKGDDGKWHLPYTYSPEYPNGITRDCNYDLSLFRWGCETLLKINPKDSLAEKWRSVLKNLTDFPTDSTGFRIGRDLAFSQSHRHFSHLLMIYPLHIVNWDQPESRRLIKKSLLHWHNFPGALQGYSFTGGASIYETMGDGDNALNYLNQLLDRFVKPNTMYVESGPVIETPLAAATSIQELLIQSWGNKIRIFPAIPDSWKDVSFENLRTEGAFLITAVRKDGETKWVSIKSLAGEPCFIHPNITGAIKIKGSNEKLIDKGDGNYLIDIKKGEDVVLYKNEKDLKIKVDKVKYTIGKENYWGKKNR